GGCAGGGCACTCAGATCGCGGGTGATCATGTTCAGGCTCCGATGATCTTAATAAGGACGCGCTTGTCGCGGCGACCGTCGAACTCACCATAGAAGATCTGCTCCCAGGTACCGAAATCCAGGCGGCCATTTGTGATCGCGACCACCACTTCGCGGCCCATGATCTGGCGCTTGTGGTGGGCATCGCCGTTATCTTCGCCCGTGCGGTTGTGCAGGTATCCGCCCTGGGCGGGATCGCTGCCCTCGTTGAAAGGCGCCAGCCGCTCCAGCCAGCGGAGGTAGTCCTGCTTCAGGCCGGATTCCTCATCATTGATGAAGATGCTGGAGGTGATGTGCATGCTGTTCACCAGGCAGAGCCCCTCCTTGACGCCGCTTTCATGGACGGCGCGGGCGACTTCCTCGGTGATGTTCACGAAACCGGAGCGTGCGGGAACGTGCAGGGTGAGGACTTTGCGATGGCTTTTCATGGGCGAAGCATAGCCGGGACCGCTCTTCACACCAATTAACAGCTGGGGGCGCCCTGAAGTCACGGCACACTGGAGTCCCCATCAGGACATCCCATGTTCATGCTGCCCGCCCTTGCCTTCCTTCAGGCCCCGGTTCCCGCTCCGGCTCAGGCTCCCAAGCCGGATCCCGTGCCCCCCGCTCGCATCACCCTCACCACGCCCTTCCCGGTACACCTCGGTAAAGTGGGCCCGCGGGAAATCCGGGAAGCGGCCTACGGCATCCGCAGCACCCACGACCGGCCCTTCCACTTTCGAGTGCTGGACCTTTCTCCGGGCGTCACCCTCGACGAAACCCAATTCGCCGAGCCCATGAAGCCGGGGGAATTGCGCACCATCCG
This sequence is a window from Geothrix sp. PMB-07. Protein-coding genes within it:
- a CDS encoding secondary thiamine-phosphate synthase enzyme YjbQ, giving the protein MKSHRKVLTLHVPARSGFVNITEEVARAVHESGVKEGLCLVNSMHITSSIFINDEESGLKQDYLRWLERLAPFNEGSDPAQGGYLHNRTGEDNGDAHHKRQIMGREVVVAITNGRLDFGTWEQIFYGEFDGRRDKRVLIKIIGA